The nucleotide sequence AGCAGCGGCAACAGTTTGAGCACCGGTTGCTGACGTGCCGGAATCGTCTCGAGCGCCCGTTCCAGACGCCCGCGGTTGATGGTCAAAAAGCGTGCGCGCAGGGTGGCGAGCACCTTGCGGTCGATTCCATCTTCGAGAACCGGGTGTATTTCAGGAAAGCGCGTCATGGATGTTCATGCAGATTAAAGCAGGGCTCGAAGCGGAGTGGGTGACACGGCGGCGCTTGATCAGCGCCGCCAGGAGTCGGATCAGGCTTCGGCTGTTTCAGCGAGGATGATCAGCAGTTTCTGGGCCTGCTCGGCCGCGTCGCGACCGAGGCTGGTGAGATAGCCACCGTCCGGTTGGCTGGTCAGCCCCTTCTCGTGCAGGCGCTCGAAGGCGGCGATGGTGGCAGGGCTGGCGTCATGGTGGACCTTGAGGCCCTCCTGAAGGTTTTCCAGGTTGAACTGGCACAGTACATCCAGTTCGGCGACTCGCTCGGGGGTATACGACATGCTCGTTCCTCTGGTTGTGGGCGCTGGCCCTGTGTGCTCAGTGTAATGGGAGAATGCAAC is from Pseudomonas saudiphocaensis and encodes:
- a CDS encoding TIGR02647 family protein, with the translated sequence MSYTPERVAELDVLCQFNLENLQEGLKVHHDASPATIAAFERLHEKGLTSQPDGGYLTSLGRDAAEQAQKLLIILAETAEA